Proteins encoded by one window of Lactobacillus sp. ESL0684:
- a CDS encoding PTS system mannose/fructose/sorbose family transporter subunit IID, which translates to MNKKKLTKKDLRSVFWRSFALQGGFNYEKMQNIGYAYAMEPVIKRLYSDKDDQAYALKRHLSLFNCTPAMTPMIMGISSAMEEQHANNPEAVDPDSINSVKAALMAPMSGIGDSILFGTFRVIAAGIGVSFAKQGNILGPILFFVLYNTPAFLLRFFGLKYGYKWGIESLDEVQKNGAMDQIMQIVGIIGMMVVGGMVATMLPVTTPLKFAMSGATVKVQSIFNQIMPKMLPLLITLLVFWLIRKKVSTSKLTVGILVLGILLHVIGIL; encoded by the coding sequence TTGAATAAGAAAAAATTAACCAAAAAAGATTTACGTTCTGTATTTTGGCGCAGTTTTGCATTGCAAGGTGGTTTTAATTATGAGAAGATGCAAAATATTGGCTATGCATATGCCATGGAGCCAGTTATTAAACGCCTGTATTCTGACAAAGATGATCAGGCGTATGCTTTAAAGCGACATTTATCTTTATTTAACTGTACTCCAGCAATGACGCCAATGATTATGGGAATTTCATCAGCAATGGAAGAGCAACATGCTAACAATCCAGAAGCTGTAGACCCAGATTCGATTAACTCGGTTAAGGCAGCTTTGATGGCACCAATGTCAGGGATTGGGGATTCAATTCTTTTTGGTACCTTCAGAGTTATTGCGGCTGGTATTGGGGTATCTTTTGCAAAACAAGGTAATATTTTAGGACCGATTTTATTTTTTGTTCTTTACAATACACCTGCTTTTTTGTTGAGATTCTTTGGATTAAAGTACGGTTATAAATGGGGCATCGAGTCTCTTGATGAAGTGCAAAAAAATGGCGCTATGGATCAGATCATGCAGATTGTTGGAATAATCGGCATGATGGTAGTTGGTGGCATGGTGGCAACTATGTTACCAGTGACAACCCCATTGAAGTTTGCGATGAGTGGTGCAACAGTAAAGGTACAATCGATTTTTAATCAAATTATGCCTAAGATGTTGCCTTTATTAATAACATTATTGGTATTTTGGTTAATCAGAAAAAAGGTAAGTACATCTAAGCTGACTGTTGGTATTTTAGTTTTAGGTATTTTATTACATGTAATTGGGATTTTATAA
- a CDS encoding PTS sugar transporter subunit IIB — MLKLIRVDERLLHGQVAIGWTSNSGANTILVANDEAQQDKVKAMALDLAKPTGVKLYIRSVEESGPIVQKFADAKKAQVLVLVRTIADALKLIKGSNGAIKNLNVGGVKFEEGKKKLNDYVAVTDQDIEDLKEIESMGVELDFRMLPRDKKLSLSDLLKE, encoded by the coding sequence ATGCTCAAGTTAATTAGAGTTGATGAACGCTTGTTACATGGTCAAGTGGCAATTGGTTGGACTTCAAATTCTGGGGCCAATACAATTTTGGTAGCAAATGATGAAGCTCAACAGGATAAGGTTAAAGCTATGGCTTTAGATTTGGCCAAACCAACCGGGGTTAAATTATACATTCGCAGTGTTGAGGAATCAGGACCGATTGTTCAAAAATTCGCGGACGCCAAAAAAGCTCAAGTTTTAGTTTTGGTTAGAACTATTGCTGACGCCTTAAAGTTAATTAAAGGCTCAAATGGTGCCATTAAAAACCTTAATGTCGGCGGAGTTAAATTTGAAGAAGGCAAGAAAAAATTAAATGATTATGTTGCTGTAACTGATCAGGATATTGAAGACTTAAAAGAGATTGAATCAATGGGAGTTGAGCTAGATTTTAGAATGCTGCCTAGAGATAAAAAATTAAGTCTTTCAGATTTACTGAAAGAGTGA
- a CDS encoding PTS sugar transporter subunit IIC, producing the protein MIQALLVGLIAGIGILDERVLGATLFGRPIVLSVFVGLALGDVKQGIIIGAQLELIWMGIAGIGAATPPDYVTGGVIGTALAIISHKGIGVALTIAVPVAVLASYLGTLVRVVNLWFSHKADRYAETANFKGINLMLLLPTILFFFSAFIPTFLAMLLGASKINLIINAIPKIILDGLTVAGNLLPAVGFGLLLDMLFSKKLFVFFFLGFFLCAYLKLDITGIALLAICIAIVIVLFGGNKGGNDSSPETKSDNSKDNLTEGEIDFE; encoded by the coding sequence ATGATACAGGCGTTATTAGTCGGCTTAATTGCCGGTATCGGTATTTTAGATGAACGAGTGTTAGGTGCTACCTTATTTGGTAGACCAATTGTTTTAAGTGTGTTTGTTGGTCTGGCACTTGGGGATGTTAAACAAGGAATTATCATTGGTGCTCAATTGGAACTTATCTGGATGGGAATTGCAGGGATCGGTGCTGCTACTCCACCAGATTATGTTACAGGTGGAGTAATCGGAACTGCTTTAGCAATTATTTCTCATAAGGGAATCGGTGTTGCGTTAACAATAGCAGTTCCTGTAGCAGTACTTGCTTCGTATTTAGGTACTTTGGTTAGAGTTGTTAATTTGTGGTTTTCGCATAAGGCAGATAGGTATGCAGAAACGGCTAACTTTAAAGGCATCAACTTGATGCTGTTATTACCAACTATCTTATTTTTCTTTAGTGCTTTTATTCCAACATTTTTAGCAATGCTTTTGGGAGCATCAAAGATTAATCTAATTATCAATGCGATTCCTAAGATTATTTTAGATGGCTTAACGGTCGCCGGAAATCTTTTACCAGCAGTAGGTTTTGGGCTATTGCTCGATATGTTATTTTCCAAGAAGCTGTTTGTTTTCTTCTTTTTAGGTTTCTTCCTATGTGCATATTTGAAATTAGACATTACGGGTATAGCTTTATTAGCTATTTGTATAGCGATAGTTATTGTCTTATTTGGTGGAAACAAGGGCGGCAATGACAGTTCGCCAGAAACTAAATCAGATAACTCTAAAGATAATTTGACTGAGGGGGAAATTGATTTTGAATAA
- a CDS encoding PTS mannose transporter subunit IIA: MKDIVLATHGNLSSEFKKTAELIVGKVPNVHCFGMTKEKSTVQAKAELEAIIGQFDESNLLVLTDLFGGSANNICTELLLQGHKFTLLTGLNLPMLLTLLTSDSDNITTAELVRQIVAAAQSGVVDVSNRIIEESEK; this comes from the coding sequence GTGAAAGATATTGTGCTGGCTACTCATGGCAACTTAAGTAGTGAATTTAAGAAAACTGCTGAATTGATCGTGGGTAAGGTACCTAATGTTCATTGTTTTGGTATGACCAAGGAAAAATCAACTGTTCAGGCCAAAGCGGAGCTTGAAGCCATAATAGGTCAGTTTGATGAGAGTAACTTGCTAGTTTTGACCGATTTGTTTGGTGGAAGTGCCAATAATATCTGTACCGAATTATTATTGCAAGGACACAAGTTTACGTTATTAACTGGTCTGAATTTACCAATGTTGCTAACTTTGTTAACTAGTGATTCTGATAATATTACAACTGCAGAATTGGTGCGGCAAATAGTTGCCGCTGCTCAATCAGGAGTGGTTGATGTTAGCAACAGAATAATAGAGGAGAGTGAAAAGTAA